The following are from one region of the Arcobacter defluvii genome:
- a CDS encoding type II toxin-antitoxin system RelE family toxin, producing the protein MTYNLEFKPQALKEWTKLGSTIKEQFKKKLEERLENPKVEKDKLSGYENVYKIKLKTAGYRLAYQVKDEEIVVLVLSVGKREKDKIYKNLKDRF; encoded by the coding sequence ATGACTTATAATCTTGAATTTAAACCTCAAGCTTTAAAAGAGTGGACTAAATTAGGCTCAACAATAAAAGAACAATTTAAAAAGAAATTAGAAGAAAGACTAGAAAATCCAAAAGTAGAAAAAGATAAACTAAGTGGATATGAAAATGTTTATAAAATAAAACTAAAAACTGCTGGATATAGACTTGCTTATCAAGTTAAAGATGAAGAAATTGTTGTTTTAGTATTGAGTGTTGGAAAAAGGGAAAAAGATAAAATTTATAAGAATCTAAAAGATAGATTCTAA
- a CDS encoding type II toxin-antitoxin system Phd/YefM family antitoxin translates to MQPILANYSASITELKKSPTQLLNEADNEVIAILNHNIPSAYLVPSKLYEKMMDIIDDYHLSLEVGKALNDGEKPVKVSLDDL, encoded by the coding sequence ATGCAACCAATTTTAGCAAATTATAGTGCAAGTATAACAGAACTTAAAAAATCTCCTACACAATTACTAAATGAAGCAGATAATGAAGTTATAGCAATATTAAATCATAATATCCCTAGTGCTTATTTAGTTCCAAGTAAACTTTATGAAAAAATGATGGATATTATAGATGATTATCATTTGTCATTAGAAGTTGGAAAAGCTTTAAATGATGGTGAAAAACCAGTTAAAGTAAGTTTAGATGACTTATAA
- a CDS encoding GNAT family N-acetyltransferase translates to MPLKITQISNYTRGEFKKIIKDINISVEPLKNYLSSMAHKHTVDGCFITYLLEDIRDNDSTVLGYISFSNTVIDSDCEEAKNLLNVSNGMKYPIPTLKITRLAVADDFQGQKLGKLLIAFAEIKAFIQQESTGCKALVVDSKNAAIDFYKNANFIPIENYSDDDSIIFMIKKISTIKELKKEELFDETIENYNEICKLCNLDTESNFLNNLIQ, encoded by the coding sequence ATGCCTCTAAAAATTACACAAATTAGTAATTACACTAGAGGTGAATTTAAAAAAATCATAAAAGATATTAATATTTCTGTTGAGCCTTTAAAAAACTATCTTAGTTCTATGGCACATAAACATACAGTAGATGGATGTTTTATTACTTATTTACTGGAAGATATTCGAGATAATGATAGTACAGTGTTAGGATATATATCATTTTCAAATACAGTAATTGATAGTGATTGTGAAGAAGCAAAAAATTTGTTAAATGTTAGTAATGGGATGAAATATCCTATCCCAACATTAAAAATAACAAGACTTGCCGTTGCTGATGATTTTCAAGGTCAAAAATTAGGTAAGTTATTAATAGCTTTTGCCGAAATAAAAGCTTTTATTCAACAAGAATCTACAGGTTGTAAAGCTCTCGTTGTTGATTCAAAAAATGCAGCAATTGATTTCTATAAAAATGCGAATTTTATTCCAATTGAGAATTATTCAGATGATGATTCAATAATATTTATGATAAAAAAGATATCTACTATAAAAGAATTAAAAAAAGAAGAATTATTTGATGAAACTATTGAAAATTATAATGAAATTTGTAAATTATGTAATTTAGATACTGAATCAAATTTTTTAAATAATTTAATACAATAA
- a CDS encoding tyrosine-type recombinase/integrase, with amino-acid sequence MAIPKTTKTNYPGISYYSDSQKGKVFLATFTINKKKYRKIIGYENDEFKTNAKIAFLKKESMKNEIENNTYIKKDLTFKQLWELYLEHLINSKSVSQKTLINKKSVYNCHFKTKFDNLKINTIQTYNIQQFANDLLKTKSPKSVDNYLADLSALFKFAIKHKITTNNPVILVDKPKYDNTREYPLDFVESKRLFNTIINFKEPLYKDIFTFLLHGRRTGEVLNLTWDMIDFEKRTYTIKYEINKAKKNMSYEMTDELYNIFINIEDKDGYVFKSLVTGAKIKNLRWAWDRILKEANINKSMRIHDLRHLIGEISLNNTDNSMEVVAAILGHSSTRPTRRYAKVQQKVAAQGIKKVFDTLK; translated from the coding sequence TTGGCAATACCAAAAACAACAAAGACTAATTATCCTGGAATAAGTTACTATAGTGATAGTCAAAAAGGTAAAGTATTTTTAGCAACATTTACAATCAATAAAAAGAAATATAGAAAAATAATTGGTTATGAAAATGATGAATTTAAAACAAATGCAAAAATTGCTTTTTTAAAAAAAGAATCGATGAAAAATGAGATTGAAAATAACACTTACATAAAAAAAGATTTAACATTTAAGCAGCTATGGGAACTGTACTTAGAACATCTAATTAATTCTAAATCTGTATCTCAAAAAACATTGATCAATAAAAAGAGTGTATATAATTGTCATTTCAAAACAAAATTTGACAATTTAAAAATAAATACTATTCAAACATATAATATACAACAATTTGCAAATGATCTATTAAAAACAAAATCTCCCAAAAGTGTTGATAATTATCTTGCAGATTTATCAGCTCTTTTCAAATTTGCGATTAAACACAAGATTACAACAAATAATCCTGTAATTTTAGTTGATAAACCAAAATATGATAATACAAGAGAATATCCTTTAGATTTTGTAGAATCAAAAAGATTATTCAATACAATAATAAATTTTAAAGAACCTTTATATAAAGACATATTTACTTTTTTATTACATGGAAGAAGAACTGGAGAAGTTTTAAATTTAACTTGGGATATGATAGATTTTGAAAAAAGAACTTATACTATTAAATATGAAATAAACAAAGCAAAAAAGAATATGAGTTATGAAATGACTGATGAGCTCTATAATATCTTTATAAATATAGAAGATAAAGATGGATATGTATTTAAATCTTTAGTAACAGGTGCAAAAATAAAAAATCTTAGATGGGCTTGGGATAGAATACTTAAAGAAGCAAATATTAATAAAAGTATGAGAATACATGATTTAAGACATTTAATTGGAGAAATATCTTTAAATAACACAGATAATAGTATGGAAGTTGTAGCAGCTATATTAGGACACAGTTCTACAAGACCCACAAGAAGATATGCAAAAGTTCAACAAAAAGTTGCAGCACAAGGAATTAAAAAAGTTTTTGATACTTTAAAATAA
- the motA gene encoding flagellar motor stator protein MotA has translation MDLTVLIGIIGAIASISIGDLLEGGNPAHVIHITSLIIVIPTALFAAAAACEASAIKAAYLELKMVFIKLPVDYESRIDELVEYSILVKKNGVLSLEKYLQDIDDEFLKEAMNMVVDGSKEEQIEESLDVIIDETEHYYHSASHYWILAAETSPTIGLIGAVLGLILALQRLDNPAEMAAGIAGAFTATVTGIASSYIFFGPWGNKMRAKARMIIKEKELILYAARAIVRGDAPGELKLKLTKMVTVMPLKG, from the coding sequence ATGGATTTAACTGTACTTATCGGAATAATTGGTGCTATTGCATCTATTTCCATTGGTGACTTATTAGAAGGTGGAAATCCTGCCCATGTAATTCATATCACTTCATTAATAATTGTTATTCCAACAGCATTATTTGCAGCAGCAGCAGCTTGTGAAGCTTCAGCAATAAAAGCAGCCTATCTTGAATTAAAAATGGTTTTCATAAAATTACCAGTTGATTATGAATCACGAATAGATGAATTGGTTGAATATTCTATTTTAGTTAAGAAAAATGGTGTACTATCTTTAGAAAAATATCTTCAAGATATAGATGATGAATTTTTAAAAGAAGCGATGAATATGGTCGTTGATGGTTCTAAAGAAGAGCAGATAGAAGAATCTTTAGATGTAATTATTGATGAAACAGAACATTATTATCATAGTGCTTCACATTATTGGATTTTAGCAGCAGAAACTTCTCCTACGATTGGATTAATAGGTGCTGTTTTAGGACTTATTTTAGCTTTACAAAGATTAGACAATCCAGCAGAAATGGCAGCAGGTATTGCAGGTGCATTTACAGCTACTGTAACAGGAATTGCATCTTCTTATATTTTCTTCGGTCCTTGGGGAAATAAAATGAGAGCAAAAGCTCGTATGATTATCAAAGAAAAAGAGCTTATTTTATATGCAGCAAGAGCAATTGTAAGAGGTGATGCTCCTGGAGAATTGAAACTTAAGCTGACAAAAATGGTAACAGTAATGCCTCTAAAAGGTTGA
- the motB gene encoding flagellar motor protein MotB, with the protein MARKKRTKCDCPSGEKWAVPYADFLSLLLALFIALYALASVNIEKQKALKEEFFKIFNLNVDTSSLIDREKISKALAEKDANMDDAKDTFVQINAKLNDLESKNANDGDLQEKINGTLMSIPAQLLFDDGKAEIKGEGSSSFFTRLAKIISVLPKDTQINVKGYAEDYEIRGSKYKDALDLSTARANNVIRELLKYGVSAEKLYSSGFGSTQSGWKEKKSVEFEFKTSKEFAKEQSIEDILKEN; encoded by the coding sequence ATGGCAAGAAAAAAACGTACAAAATGTGATTGTCCATCAGGTGAAAAATGGGCTGTTCCTTATGCAGATTTCTTAAGTTTATTACTTGCTTTATTTATTGCTCTTTATGCATTGGCTTCTGTAAATATTGAGAAACAAAAGGCATTAAAAGAAGAATTCTTTAAAATATTTAATTTAAATGTCGATACAAGTTCACTAATAGATAGAGAAAAAATATCAAAAGCATTAGCAGAAAAAGATGCAAATATGGATGATGCAAAAGATACATTTGTACAAATAAATGCAAAATTAAATGATTTAGAAAGTAAAAATGCAAATGATGGAGATTTACAAGAAAAAATAAATGGAACTTTGATGTCAATTCCTGCACAGTTATTATTTGATGATGGAAAAGCTGAGATAAAAGGTGAAGGTTCTTCTTCATTTTTTACAAGATTAGCCAAAATTATTTCTGTTTTACCTAAAGACACACAAATTAATGTAAAAGGTTATGCAGAAGATTATGAAATAAGAGGCTCAAAATATAAAGATGCTTTAGATTTATCAACTGCAAGAGCAAATAATGTTATAAGAGAATTATTAAAATATGGCGTATCTGCAGAAAAATTATATTCAAGTGGATTTGGTTCAACTCAATCAGGTTGGAAAGAAAAAAAATCTGTTGAATTTGAATTTAAAACTTCAAAAGAGTTTGCAAAAGAACAAAGTATTGAAGATATATTAAAAGAGAATTAA
- a CDS encoding DUF475 domain-containing protein yields MEEKSLISYFYGFFVVWFVATILLYLYGGFFAVYQGTVLSVLELSLSFDNAVVNATILATMAVIWRKRFLIWGMIIAVFGVRFIFPILIVYFSTSMGIIDSFNLSITNPDEYEKIIQSSHHVIMSFGGMFLLMLFLKFLFNENKDLYWIKFIEKFASKISKKGDIKIIFILFLMLGITYIAPNNVVMGDSMIAVNKIEILAPMLIGLIAFYLIEFFKSFMETNSDKNSNITQVSGGFISFIYLETIDMSFSLDGVLGAFAVTQNIIIIMLGLGIGAMAVRSLTIYMVDKDVVSKYIYLEHGAMWSIGFLALSMIVQIFYHLPSMLVTTFAIVPISLAFIQSIYKNREFILDSKD; encoded by the coding sequence TTGGAAGAAAAATCACTAATTTCATATTTTTATGGTTTTTTTGTAGTTTGGTTTGTTGCAACTATTTTACTTTATCTTTACGGAGGTTTTTTTGCTGTTTATCAAGGTACAGTTTTATCTGTACTTGAATTGTCGCTTTCTTTTGATAATGCAGTTGTAAATGCAACAATTTTAGCAACAATGGCTGTTATTTGGAGAAAAAGATTTCTTATTTGGGGTATGATTATTGCTGTATTTGGAGTAAGATTTATTTTCCCTATCTTAATAGTTTATTTCTCAACTTCAATGGGAATAATAGATTCTTTTAATCTTTCTATAACTAATCCAGATGAATATGAAAAAATTATTCAAAGTTCTCATCATGTAATTATGTCTTTTGGTGGAATGTTTTTATTAATGCTCTTTTTAAAATTTCTTTTCAATGAAAATAAAGATTTATACTGGATAAAATTTATAGAAAAATTTGCAAGTAAAATATCAAAAAAGGGTGATATAAAAATTATTTTCATTCTATTTCTAATGTTAGGAATTACATATATAGCACCAAATAATGTTGTAATGGGTGATAGTATGATTGCTGTAAATAAAATTGAGATTTTAGCACCGATGTTAATAGGATTAATAGCTTTTTATTTAATAGAGTTTTTTAAGAGTTTTATGGAAACAAATAGTGATAAAAATTCTAATATTACTCAAGTAAGTGGTGGATTTATCTCATTTATATATCTTGAAACTATTGATATGTCTTTTTCTTTAGATGGAGTTTTAGGAGCATTTGCTGTTACTCAAAATATTATAATAATTATGCTAGGTTTAGGCATTGGTGCAATGGCTGTTAGATCTTTAACTATTTATATGGTAGATAAAGATGTTGTATCAAAATATATTTATCTTGAGCATGGTGCAATGTGGTCTATTGGTTTTTTAGCACTTTCTATGATAGTTCAAATTTTTTATCATCTACCTTCGATGCTTGTAACTACCTTTGCTATAGTTCCAATTTCTTTAGCCTTTATTCAATCTATTTATAAAAATAGAGAATTTATTTTAGATTCTAAGGATTAA
- the nhaD gene encoding sodium:proton antiporter NhaD, which translates to MLKIFLGLFLTIVHLFANSSESSESFPDLTMTWVGISSLFIFVIGYYFIAAEDKYHVDKAKPALFIGTFMFMLIGLYYVLNDLDINILSNDMNHLILEIAGIFFFLYVAMTYIETLISMGVFDRLKYNLISKGYTYRKLFWITGFLAFFISPVADNLTTALILSTVLITIDRNKKEFLVPGAINIVVAANAGGAWSPFGDITTLMVWTAGKGDFTDFFYLFPSAFLGFLVTAILLSSFVPNSKPQFDASKEKKPELMTGATVVIALGILTIILAVISHQVFHFPAMWGMLFGLALLKLYTIRIIKKYNSPLNIFHAIAKIENNTLLFFFGILAAVGALYFIGWLHLAVVVYEPDMLGASWANIAVGFLSAFVDNVPVMSAVLKANPQMGLDQWMLVTLTAGIGGSLISFGSAAGVGVMGKMAGIYTFASHMKYAWTVFLGYVVSVAIWYFQYEMLGIKHY; encoded by the coding sequence ATGCTAAAAATATTTTTAGGATTATTTTTAACTATAGTGCATCTATTTGCAAATAGTTCAGAATCTAGTGAATCTTTCCCTGACCTTACAATGACTTGGGTAGGAATAAGTTCTCTTTTTATATTTGTTATTGGTTACTACTTTATAGCAGCTGAAGATAAATATCATGTTGATAAAGCTAAACCAGCTTTATTTATTGGAACATTTATGTTTATGTTAATTGGTTTATATTATGTATTAAATGACTTAGATATAAATATTTTAAGTAATGATATGAATCATTTGATTTTAGAAATTGCAGGGATTTTCTTCTTCTTATATGTTGCTATGACTTATATTGAAACATTAATTTCAATGGGAGTATTTGATAGATTAAAATATAATCTTATTTCAAAAGGTTATACATATAGAAAACTGTTTTGGATTACAGGATTTTTAGCATTTTTTATCTCTCCTGTTGCAGATAATTTAACTACGGCACTTATTTTATCAACAGTTTTAATTACAATAGATAGAAATAAAAAAGAATTTTTAGTTCCAGGTGCAATTAATATTGTTGTTGCAGCAAATGCAGGAGGTGCTTGGTCTCCATTTGGTGATATTACAACACTTATGGTTTGGACAGCAGGAAAAGGTGATTTTACTGATTTCTTTTATTTATTTCCATCAGCATTCTTAGGATTTCTAGTAACTGCGATACTATTATCTTCTTTTGTTCCAAATTCAAAACCTCAATTTGATGCTTCAAAAGAGAAAAAACCAGAATTAATGACAGGTGCAACTGTAGTAATTGCTCTTGGGATTTTAACAATTATTTTAGCTGTAATTTCTCATCAAGTTTTCCATTTCCCTGCAATGTGGGGTATGTTATTTGGTTTAGCATTACTTAAACTTTATACAATTAGAATTATCAAAAAATATAATAGTCCTTTAAATATTTTCCATGCAATAGCAAAAATAGAGAATAATACGTTACTTTTCTTTTTTGGTATTTTAGCTGCTGTTGGAGCTTTATATTTTATTGGATGGTTACATTTGGCAGTTGTTGTTTATGAACCTGATATGTTAGGTGCATCTTGGGCAAATATTGCAGTTGGATTTTTATCTGCTTTTGTAGATAATGTTCCAGTAATGAGTGCTGTTTTAAAAGCTAATCCTCAAATGGGATTAGATCAATGGATGTTAGTTACATTAACAGCTGGAATTGGTGGTTCTTTAATCTCTTTTGGATCAGCAGCTGGTGTTGGTGTTATGGGAAAAATGGCTGGAATTTATACTTTTGCTAGTCATATGAAATATGCATGGACAGTATTTTTAGGGTATGTTGTTTCTGTTGCTATTTGGTATTTTCAATATGAAATGTTAGGAATTAAACATTACTAA
- a CDS encoding ion transporter: MYNKIKIFIESSFFSKFITYLIIINGITMGLETSKDFMSSFETYTSLFNQMVITIFTIEIILRIYVHRVSFFKDSWSIFDFTIVAISLIPLNPGFEILRVLRVLRLFRLITVVPQMRKIVTALISVIPGMLSVVALMTLFFYVFAIMSTHLFAQSFPQWFGTLGESFYTLFQIMTLESWSMGIVRPIMEVYPYAWIFFVPFIFVVTFVMINLVVAIIVDAMAILNKDEEDNIINEVHSNESHIHDEIKKLRDEIIEVKLLLKNNINK; the protein is encoded by the coding sequence ATGTATAACAAAATTAAAATTTTCATTGAAAGTAGTTTTTTCTCAAAATTTATTACTTATTTAATCATTATAAATGGTATAACAATGGGTTTAGAAACTTCAAAAGATTTTATGTCTAGTTTTGAAACTTATACTTCATTGTTTAATCAAATGGTTATTACTATTTTTACAATAGAAATAATACTTAGAATTTATGTTCATAGAGTATCTTTTTTCAAAGATTCTTGGAGTATATTTGATTTTACAATAGTTGCTATTTCATTGATTCCTTTAAATCCAGGTTTTGAAATATTAAGAGTTTTAAGAGTTCTTAGATTATTTAGATTAATAACTGTTGTTCCTCAAATGAGAAAAATTGTGACAGCATTAATTAGTGTAATTCCGGGAATGTTAAGTGTAGTTGCTTTAATGACTCTATTTTTTTATGTATTTGCAATTATGTCAACTCATCTTTTTGCGCAAAGTTTCCCACAATGGTTTGGAACTTTAGGAGAATCTTTTTACACACTTTTCCAAATAATGACTTTGGAATCTTGGTCTATGGGAATAGTAAGACCAATAATGGAAGTTTATCCTTATGCTTGGATTTTCTTTGTACCATTTATTTTTGTTGTTACTTTTGTAATGATAAATCTAGTTGTAGCTATTATCGTAGATGCAATGGCGATTCTAAATAAAGATGAAGAAGATAATATTATAAATGAGGTTCATTCAAATGAATCACATATACACGATGAAATAAAAAAATTAAGAGATGAAATAATAGAAGTAAAATTACTATTAAAAAATAATATAAACAAATAA
- a CDS encoding DUF6597 domain-containing transcriptional factor: protein MYSSKMFIPNCKLEQWIKVYWFLEANGTGKNFLDTIFIPDGCATILMVFEGIIDFSHGNEYFDSILTNGIYIVPPIYKPYKISMSNNIKVIDIQLKPSVFFKLFNFPVNEFKNKVYTFDDISINFDRTILEKLYEIKNDDLKLYLEINNFLTNLFTRNNFYPDELIYNLSILYKNGNLDDFFHSQNLSIRQIERKVKNYTGLTPQNLSRLGRFYSVLEYMKFRQFNLEYCELALEYNFSDQSHFIREFKSFCNETPSKFLKNIDLYPQYKGLCNKSKIIY, encoded by the coding sequence ATGTACTCGTCTAAAATGTTTATACCAAACTGCAAATTAGAACAATGGATAAAAGTATATTGGTTTTTAGAAGCAAATGGAACAGGCAAAAATTTTTTAGATACAATTTTTATACCTGATGGATGTGCAACTATTTTAATGGTATTTGAAGGTATAATTGATTTTAGCCATGGAAATGAATATTTTGATAGTATATTAACTAATGGTATTTATATTGTTCCTCCGATTTATAAACCATACAAAATAAGTATGTCAAATAATATAAAAGTTATTGATATTCAATTAAAACCAAGTGTTTTTTTTAAACTTTTTAATTTTCCAGTAAATGAATTTAAAAATAAAGTTTATACTTTTGATGATATTTCAATAAATTTTGATAGAACTATATTAGAAAAACTTTATGAAATTAAAAATGATGATTTAAAGTTATATTTAGAAATAAATAATTTCTTAACTAATTTATTTACTAGAAATAATTTTTATCCAGACGAGCTAATTTATAACTTAAGTATTCTTTACAAAAATGGAAATTTAGATGATTTTTTTCATTCTCAAAATTTATCAATTCGACAAATAGAGAGAAAAGTAAAAAATTATACAGGATTAACTCCACAAAATTTAAGTAGATTAGGAAGATTTTATTCTGTTTTAGAATATATGAAATTTAGACAATTCAATCTTGAATATTGTGAATTAGCTTTAGAATATAACTTTTCTGACCAATCACATTTTATTAGAGAATTTAAATCATTTTGCAATGAAACACCTAGTAAATTTCTTAAAAATATTGATTTATATCCTCAATATAAAGGTTTATGCAATAAATCAAAAATAATCTATTGA
- the peaA gene encoding quinohemoprotein amine dehydrogenase subunit alpha: MKTTYLNSIWKISMGFLMSAAALYGNEFQEGKNIIETKCVSCHTGNINVGLSRIEGQRKTPEGWYMTIYRMKNHGLSITDREIKFAVKYLSDIQGLNYQETIPYRYILEQTPNYQEKYSTPLLTETCARCHSEARIGIQRRNFTEWTKLVDFHIGQFPTLEFQALSRDRDWVNIAKNEVVPYLSENFGNDKKFELKAIDFEGSWTLFGHKLGDGDFSATLKLTKTSKDNYSLTLDGNFVDGRELKATGNAIVYSGYEFRAKLDVNGISYNQIFAVNPQTLQLAGSMFETLHHEEYSFVKGAKNSDKETSILGVSPISVKAGNSKTITIIGNNLDKNIKLSNGLKINKVVEKSSNKVVLDVTASSKYDVKQIDLIFDSKTFEKELVVYKKIDALKIVPDYAISRVGDGGGAMPKQYANFEAIGLLAGTDGKIGTSDDISIGKVNAKWNIEAFDERAIEDEDVKYVGKIDAFSGKFTPSFAGPNPLRKFSTNNAGNIKVVATYKDGVETYKADSHMMVTVQKWVNPPIN; this comes from the coding sequence TTGAAAACTACATATTTAAATTCAATATGGAAAATAAGTATGGGATTTTTAATGTCAGCGGCAGCTCTTTACGGTAATGAATTCCAAGAGGGTAAAAATATCATTGAAACAAAATGTGTTTCTTGTCATACAGGAAATATAAATGTAGGTTTAAGTCGTATAGAAGGACAAAGAAAAACCCCTGAAGGATGGTATATGACAATTTATAGAATGAAAAATCATGGCTTGTCAATAACAGATAGGGAAATCAAGTTTGCTGTTAAATATTTATCAGATATTCAAGGATTAAATTATCAAGAAACAATTCCTTATAGATACATTTTGGAACAAACACCAAATTATCAAGAAAAATACAGTACTCCATTATTGACTGAAACATGTGCAAGATGTCATAGCGAAGCAAGAATAGGTATCCAAAGAAGAAATTTTACTGAATGGACAAAATTGGTAGATTTTCATATTGGTCAATTTCCTACATTAGAATTTCAAGCTTTATCAAGAGATAGAGATTGGGTTAATATTGCAAAAAATGAAGTTGTTCCATATTTATCAGAAAATTTTGGAAATGACAAAAAATTTGAACTAAAAGCAATTGATTTTGAAGGTAGTTGGACTCTATTTGGACATAAACTTGGTGATGGTGATTTTAGTGCAACTTTAAAATTAACAAAAACATCTAAAGATAATTATAGTTTAACATTAGATGGAAATTTTGTTGATGGTAGAGAGCTTAAAGCAACAGGAAATGCAATTGTTTATAGTGGATATGAATTTAGAGCTAAATTAGATGTAAATGGTATTTCATATAATCAAATATTTGCAGTAAATCCACAAACTTTACAATTAGCTGGAAGTATGTTTGAAACTTTACATCATGAAGAATATTCTTTTGTAAAAGGTGCAAAAAATAGTGATAAAGAAACTTCAATTTTAGGTGTTTCACCAATTTCAGTAAAAGCTGGTAATAGCAAGACAATAACAATTATTGGAAATAATTTAGATAAAAATATCAAATTATCAAATGGTTTAAAAATCAATAAAGTAGTTGAAAAATCATCAAATAAAGTAGTTTTAGATGTGACTGCTAGTTCAAAATATGATGTAAAACAAATTGATTTGATTTTTGATTCTAAAACATTTGAAAAAGAGTTAGTAGTTTATAAAAAGATTGATGCTTTAAAAATAGTTCCAGATTATGCAATTTCAAGAGTTGGTGATGGTGGTGGCGCTATGCCAAAACAATATGCAAACTTTGAAGCAATTGGATTATTAGCAGGTACTGATGGAAAAATTGGAACGTCTGATGATATAAGTATTGGAAAAGTAAACGCAAAATGGAATATAGAGGCTTTTGATGAAAGAGCTATTGAAGATGAAGATGTTAAATATGTAGGAAAAATTGATGCATTTAGTGGGAAATTTACTCCATCATTTGCTGGACCAAATCCTTTACGAAAATTTAGTACAAATAATGCTGGAAATATAAAAGTTGTAGCAACTTATAAAGATGGTGTTGAAACATATAAAGCAGATTCTCATATGATGGTTACAGTTC